In the Nerophis ophidion isolate RoL-2023_Sa linkage group LG19, RoL_Noph_v1.0, whole genome shotgun sequence genome, GGCTGGCGTGGGCGGATTTGACCTCCGACCTCGTCAGCCAACTTGAGGAGGACTTCGCATGTTGGCGAACAATTGGAAGTCAAAGTCACGTGCCACGCTTGTGCAAGAAATGAATGGGGCGGGGCTTCCATTCAATTTGTCAGCTTCTTGTGGCGTGCAGGAACTAATAAAGTGCGGCGAGGGCTGAGGACCGCAGCACAGTGCTCAGAGACGgcgctttttcttcttcttcttctccatctGCCGGGCGATGGAGAGCGTCGGGGCGTCGGAGCTGTGCTACCCGGACCTGAACGCCTCGTGCCGGGTGCCCAGACAGCCGCCCGTGCAGGCCCTGCTGATCTACGTGCTGCTGTCCtgcgtctccatggtgacggtggCTCTCAACAGCCTGGTCATCTTCTCCATCTCCTACTTCAGGTGATCACACGCGTTCCTCGCAGGCCAGAGCGTTTGCTGATGTTGTCGTCCCTCGCCGCCAGGCAGCTTCACACGCCCACCAACCTGCTGCTGCTGTCGCTGGCCGTGTCCGACCTGCTGGTGGGCGCCCTGCTCATGCCCGTGGAGATCATGTATACGGAGGCCTGCTGGTTCCTGGGCGACGTGGCGTGCACGCTGTACTACGTGGCCGACTACGTGATCACGTCGGCGTCGGTGGCCAACATGGTGCTGATCTCGGTGGACCGCTACGTGGCCATCTGCCATCCGCTCTCCTACCCCAGCCGCGTCACCAAGAGGCGGGTGAAGATCTGCGTGGGCCTGTGCTGGCTCTGCTCCATGGTCTACAGGCTGGTGCTACTCAACGAGCACTTGGAGGAGCCAGGCAGGTCCATCTCCTGCCTGGGGGAGTGCGTGGTGGTCATCGCCAACGCGGCGGGCTCCACGGACCTGGTCATGACCTTCGTGCTGCCCATTCTAGCCATCCTGGTGCTCTATCTGAGGGTATTCGGCGTGGCCGTGGCTCAGGCCCACGTCATGCGCTCTCGAGTGGGCGCCGGCATGGTGCAGCGCGTGAAGAAGAGCGAGATGAAGGCGGCCAGGACCTTGGGCATCGTGGTGCTGGTCTTCCTCATCTGCTTCTGCCCGTACTACTTTCCCACCCTGGCGGGAGAGAACACCTCCATGAACGCCGCCTCGGCCACCTTCGCGATCTGGCTGGCCCACTCCAACTCTTGCCTCAACCCCTTCATCTACGCCCTCTTCTACCCGTGGTTCCGCAAAGCCGTGAAGCGCGTCTTCACGCTGCAGATCCTCAAAGCAGGCTCTAGAGACGCCAACATCTTGTAGTCctggaaaagagaaaaaaaagaaggacCTGCTCACATTTGAACAACGTTGTAGGACATTTAAGCACAAGCATTGACATTTAACTACATTAAGCAACACTTAATAAAGtttaacaacatttgtcaacatttAATGACGTTTAACAACATTTAGTAAcgtttaacatttgacaacatttaatgaaGTTTAACAACATTTAGTAACGTATAACAACAATTAATGACATTTACCATATGCAACTCTTAAATGTGCTTCAATGTTAAACACtgaacaacatttaaaaacatttgacAATATTAAACAATTAGTAACGTTTAACAACATTTAATAACGTTTCACAACTTTTAACAGTTATATGTAGTTAAATGTTGTCAAATATCATTAAATGTggttgaatgttgttaaaagttaAATATTTAACAACATTTAACAGTTAAATGTGGTATATGTCAGTAGTTGTTTGACATCTAACAACATTTGACAACATTTAACAGTTAAATGTTGTTGAAtgttgtaaaatatacttttaatgTGGTTGAAAGTTGTTAAAAGTTAAATATTTTAACAATATTTAACAACGTTTAACAGTTAAATGTTGTTAAATGTTGTAAAATATCATTAAATGTGGTTGAAAGTTGTTAAAAGTTAAATATTTAACAATATTTAACAACATTTAACAGT is a window encoding:
- the LOC133538139 gene encoding LOW QUALITY PROTEIN: trace amine-associated receptor 13c-like (The sequence of the model RefSeq protein was modified relative to this genomic sequence to represent the inferred CDS: inserted 1 base in 1 codon; substituted 1 base at 1 genomic stop codon), giving the protein MESVGASELCYPDLNASCRVPRQPPVQALLIYVLLSCVSMVTVALNSLVIFSISYFRXSHAFLAGQSXLLMLSSLAARQLHTPTNLLLLSLAVSDLLVGALLMPVEIMYTEACWFLGDVACTLYYVADYVITSASVANMVLISVDRYVAICHPLSYPSRVTKRRVKICVGLCWLCSMVYRLVLLNEHLEEPGRSISCLGECVVVIANAAGSTDLVMTFVLPILAILVLYLRVFGVAVAQAHVMRSRVGAGMVQRVKKSEMKAARTLGIVVLVFLICFCPYYFPTLAGENTSMNAASATFAIWLAHSNSCLNPFIYALFYPWFRKAVKRVFTLQILKAGSRDANIL